Proteins encoded together in one Prochlorococcus marinus str. MIT 9211 window:
- a CDS encoding ATP-dependent Clp protease proteolytic subunit, with protein sequence MTVSAPYYGDSSVLKTPPPDLPSLLLKERIVYLGLPLFSDDDAKRQLGMDVTELIVAQLLYLEFDNPDKPVYFYINSTGTSWYTGDAIGFETEAFAICDTISYIKPPVHTICIGQAMGTAAVILSAGTKGQRAALPHSSIVLHQPRSGAQGQATDIQIRAKEVIHNKQSMLEILSKNTGRSVEELSKDSDRMSYLNPNQAVEYGLIDRVLKSRKDLPCPTPET encoded by the coding sequence ATGACTGTATCTGCTCCTTACTACGGAGACTCCTCAGTACTCAAAACTCCTCCTCCTGACCTTCCTTCACTGCTTCTAAAGGAAAGGATTGTATATCTTGGACTTCCTTTGTTTTCGGATGATGATGCCAAGAGACAACTTGGGATGGATGTTACCGAATTGATAGTTGCTCAACTTCTTTATTTAGAGTTCGACAATCCAGATAAACCTGTTTACTTCTATATCAATTCAACAGGTACAAGTTGGTACACAGGAGATGCCATAGGTTTTGAGACAGAAGCATTTGCCATTTGTGACACCATTAGCTACATAAAACCCCCAGTTCATACAATCTGCATAGGACAAGCGATGGGGACTGCCGCCGTAATCCTATCTGCAGGGACAAAAGGGCAACGCGCTGCTCTACCTCATTCATCAATAGTTCTTCACCAACCCAGGAGTGGGGCTCAAGGACAAGCAACTGATATACAGATCAGAGCGAAAGAAGTGATACATAACAAGCAGTCCATGCTTGAAATACTTTCAAAAAATACTGGTCGTAGTGTTGAAGAGCTATCTAAAGATTCAGATCGAATGAGTTATCTCAATCCAAACCAAGCGGTTGAATATGGGTTAATCGACAGAGTCCTTAAAAGCAGAAAAGATTTACCTTGCCCAACTCCAGAAACCTAA